A genome region from Pristis pectinata isolate sPriPec2 chromosome 4, sPriPec2.1.pri, whole genome shotgun sequence includes the following:
- the LOC127569792 gene encoding cyclin-I-like isoform X2, which produces MKCLGPLDGQRLAFLLDVALSKEAKLWKVPLFRTCGNQDPTINPLQRENVVLWLRDLCSKFGYYPETFFFAVSILDRLLASVKAQPKYLRCIAISSLFIAAKINEEDEVTLLVKDLTAKSASGCSSSEVVRMEKIILEKLQWDLYTATPADFLNIFHAMVMSSRPHLLDQWPQMKPSLHAALLTRQLQHCMACHQLLQFRGSTLALAIISLEVERLTPDWFAVTTDLLKKAQIHSSAFICCRNIVEQQLLLPTLAWDPNAVYVFDPANSVIERQQWGRMFYTHSGKCDLKSDSLTSGKLLSSQRAPISNSATPVKPNEAEASPMYGMQSLSRDTLTAAAEGISDSKDIDSSTASSQLVENPSPCPPLQPVDE; this is translated from the exons ATGAAATGTCTTGGGCCCTTGGATGGCCAGAGGCTTGCTTTCCTCCTTGACGTTGCACTCTCCAAGGAGGCCAAATTATGGAAAGTGCCTCTTTTCAGGACTTGCGGTAATCAG GATCCAACTATAAATCCACTGCAGCGGGAGAATGTGGTTCTGTGGCTCAGAGACTTGTGCTCTAAGTTTGGATACTACCCTGAGACCTTCTTTTTTGCAGTTAGTATTCTTGATCGCCTCCTAGCATCTGTCAAG GCACAACCAAAGTATCTTCGTTGCATTGCCATTTCCAGCTTGTTCATCGCAGCCAAAATCAATGAGGAAGAtgag GTCACACTGCTAGTAAAGGACCTCACAGCAAAGAGTGCCAGCGGCTGTTCTTCTAGTGAGGTGGTGAGGATGGAAAAGATCATACTGGAGAAGCTGCAGTGGGACCTTTACACCGCCACACCGGCAGACTTTTTGAACATA TTCCACGCCATGGTGATGTCCAGCCGGCCCCATCTCCTTGACCAATGGCCTCAGATGAAGCCCTCTCTCCATGCTGCACTCTTAACCAGGCAGCTGCAGCACTGCATGGCCTGCCACCAGTTACTGCAATTCAGAGGCTCCACGCTTGCCTTAGCGATCATCAGCTTGGAAGTGGAAAGACTGACTCCTGACTGGTTCGCTGTTACAACTGATCTGCTAAAGAAAGCACAG ATTCACAGCTCAGCTTTTATCTGCTGTAGAAACATTGTGGAGCAGCAATTATTACTGCCCACATTGGCCTGGGATCCCAACGCGGTCTATGTCTTTGATCCTGCAAATTCAGTCATTGAGAGGCAACAGTGGGGAAGAATGTTTTACACTCATTCTGGGAAATGTGATCTGAAGTCTGATTCACTCACCAGTGGGAAGCTATTGTCCAGCCAACGAGCTCCTATCAGCAACAGTGCCACTCCAGTTAAACCAAATGAGGCAGAGGCAAGTCCCATGTATGGAATGCAGAGTCTGTCCAGAGATACTCTCACTGCAGCTGCAGAGGGGATTAGTGATAGCAAGGACATCGATTCCAGCACAGCTAGTTCACAGCTGGTGGAAAATCCTTCGCCCTGTCCCCCGCTGCAGCCAGTGGATGAGTAA
- the LOC127569792 gene encoding cyclin-I-like isoform X1, producing MFSAIHDAVLQNKNSSFCFLLILAIFLLYVGVFWVSDLIIILFFKQDPTINPLQRENVVLWLRDLCSKFGYYPETFFFAVSILDRLLASVKAQPKYLRCIAISSLFIAAKINEEDEVTLLVKDLTAKSASGCSSSEVVRMEKIILEKLQWDLYTATPADFLNIFHAMVMSSRPHLLDQWPQMKPSLHAALLTRQLQHCMACHQLLQFRGSTLALAIISLEVERLTPDWFAVTTDLLKKAQIHSSAFICCRNIVEQQLLLPTLAWDPNAVYVFDPANSVIERQQWGRMFYTHSGKCDLKSDSLTSGKLLSSQRAPISNSATPVKPNEAEASPMYGMQSLSRDTLTAAAEGISDSKDIDSSTASSQLVENPSPCPPLQPVDE from the exons ATGTTCAGTGCCATTCATGATGctgtattacaaaataaaaatagcagtttttgctttcttttgattttagcaatttttcttttgtatGTTGGTGTCTTTTGGGTTTCCGATTTGAtaattatccttttttttaagcagGATCCAACTATAAATCCACTGCAGCGGGAGAATGTGGTTCTGTGGCTCAGAGACTTGTGCTCTAAGTTTGGATACTACCCTGAGACCTTCTTTTTTGCAGTTAGTATTCTTGATCGCCTCCTAGCATCTGTCAAG GCACAACCAAAGTATCTTCGTTGCATTGCCATTTCCAGCTTGTTCATCGCAGCCAAAATCAATGAGGAAGAtgag GTCACACTGCTAGTAAAGGACCTCACAGCAAAGAGTGCCAGCGGCTGTTCTTCTAGTGAGGTGGTGAGGATGGAAAAGATCATACTGGAGAAGCTGCAGTGGGACCTTTACACCGCCACACCGGCAGACTTTTTGAACATA TTCCACGCCATGGTGATGTCCAGCCGGCCCCATCTCCTTGACCAATGGCCTCAGATGAAGCCCTCTCTCCATGCTGCACTCTTAACCAGGCAGCTGCAGCACTGCATGGCCTGCCACCAGTTACTGCAATTCAGAGGCTCCACGCTTGCCTTAGCGATCATCAGCTTGGAAGTGGAAAGACTGACTCCTGACTGGTTCGCTGTTACAACTGATCTGCTAAAGAAAGCACAG ATTCACAGCTCAGCTTTTATCTGCTGTAGAAACATTGTGGAGCAGCAATTATTACTGCCCACATTGGCCTGGGATCCCAACGCGGTCTATGTCTTTGATCCTGCAAATTCAGTCATTGAGAGGCAACAGTGGGGAAGAATGTTTTACACTCATTCTGGGAAATGTGATCTGAAGTCTGATTCACTCACCAGTGGGAAGCTATTGTCCAGCCAACGAGCTCCTATCAGCAACAGTGCCACTCCAGTTAAACCAAATGAGGCAGAGGCAAGTCCCATGTATGGAATGCAGAGTCTGTCCAGAGATACTCTCACTGCAGCTGCAGAGGGGATTAGTGATAGCAAGGACATCGATTCCAGCACAGCTAGTTCACAGCTGGTGGAAAATCCTTCGCCCTGTCCCCCGCTGCAGCCAGTGGATGAGTAA